A stretch of the Dioscorea cayenensis subsp. rotundata cultivar TDr96_F1 chromosome 4, TDr96_F1_v2_PseudoChromosome.rev07_lg8_w22 25.fasta, whole genome shotgun sequence genome encodes the following:
- the LOC120259137 gene encoding uncharacterized protein LOC120259137 translates to MRSPSRKENNWYENWSRRSRLRSGTRLLASVLCAKEEAPSNANQGSVSDTSETFSNKVAENHIQEHSDDDDDDDDDDDDDVDADYQLFLKHLRFDGKSYVTELIIDGIPTLVRYEGEDDVFSDLTESKPMRMFDVSKEEKSCVGGMELKRDGHGPNSGESLHSEHPLVGNGVVQGTLTDEEYRMFLDHVRDDDGLMVFEMDNGGIVRYEEGVVYEEERRYEKSSGNDEDMVKEGSINSSKMELQPYMGSTISLDSDDDDVSLAFEDRLKGILEVPYDQNEYEELLKVASVRMPIIRHRQLRHRSSPYPTKDLGFSYFDHYPDLAEKVHHADHPEGLNLLRGFFFWLKNVSHEGAYMPWASPSSKDMLADGSDSVIPLQIEMNID, encoded by the exons ATGAGGTCTCCAAGTAGAAAAGAGAATAATTGGTATGAAAATTGGAGCAGAAGAAGTCGGCTTCGATCTGGGACCAGATTGTTGGCTTCAGTTCTCTGTGCTAAAGAGGAGGCACCAAGCAATGCCAACCAAGGTTCTGTGTCAGATACATCAGAAACTTTCTCAAACAAAGTGGCTGAGAACCACATACAAGAGCACtcggatgatgatgatgatgatgatgatgatgatgatgatgatgtggatgctGATTACCAGTTGTTTCTCAAGCATCTTAGATTTGATGGAAAATCCTATGTTACTGAGTTGATTATTGATGGAATCCCCACCCTTGTGCGTTACGAAGGAGAGGATGATGTTTTTAGTGATCTCACTGAGTCAAAACCCATGAGAATGTTTGAtgtttcaaaagaagaaaaatcttGCGTGGGCGGGATGGAGTTGAAGAGGGATGGTCACGGTCCAAATTCTGGCGAGTCTCTCCATTCTGAGCATCCCTTGGTTGGTAATGGGGTCGTGCAAGGGACGCTAACAGATGAAGAATACAGGATGTTTCTGGATCATGTGAGAGATGATGATGGTTTGATGGTTTTTGAGATGGACAATGGTGGCATAGTCCGATATGAAGAGGGTGTAGTgtatgaagaagaaagaagatatgAGAAATCATCTGGTAATGATGAAGATATGGTTAAAGAGGGCAGTATCAACTCTTCTAAAATGGAGTTGCAACCATATATGGGTTCTACAATTTCACTt GATAGTGACGATGATGATGTCTCTTTAGCATTTGAAGACAGACTCAAGGGTATTCTCGAGGTGCCATATGATCAAAACGAATATGAGGAACTGCTAAAGGTTGCAAGTGTTCGAATGCCAATAATTAGGCACAGGCAACTGCGGCATAGGTCCAGTCCATATCCTACTAAAGACTTGGGCTTTTCATATTTTGATCATTATCCTG ACCTTGCCGAGAAGGTTCATCATGCAGATCATCCCGAGGGACTGAACCTATTGCGTGGTTTCTTCTTTTGGTTGAAA AATGTCAGCCATGAAGGAGCTTACATGCCATGGGCATCACCAAGCAGCAAGGACATGC